Below is a window of Deinococcus misasensis DSM 22328 DNA.
CAGAGGATATTGACACGGTATCGAAGCACGGCCTTCTTTAGCCTGCCCAACAGCACGAGGATTCATACAATGGCCTGGCAATGGCGTTAAAGAGGCAAAACGGGGTGCACTTCCAGTCTCCTGCCGGAAATTTCCTGGGCGGCGCATACAGCATGGACATGTATCCACCAGGAGACACTCATGTCGATTGCAGGCAAAAGTCCAGGGCAGTTTCCAGGGCAACAACCATGCTTGGTTTTCCTCAAGACACCCGGGGCAAAAGTGGCTTCCGACAAAGTATGCCCATTCTCGCGAAGCAACAATTCTGGCAGATTCTGGTAGTTGAGGATTTAACCCGGTCAGATCTATAACTCTTCCATCGTAACTTTGGGTGGTTTGTTGAGATGATCACGCAGAGGGCAGCCAAAAGAACAGGGGAGCAGTAAAATTCGCTTGTGACAGTCGAAAAAAACAGCTACCCCTCAGCAGTTTAGCGTGTCTGATGCCTCGGTGCCAAGACCACCTCAAAACGGGCCAGGACAACCTGGTGGTGCGCAAGACCTACGGCAAGCATGGTCTGCGGTACTTAAAGTGTAAAACCTGTGGCACTGAGTTCAGTGAACGCAAAGGAACACCTCTGTGGAACAGCAAAATTCACCCGGACACATTCATCAAAGTGGCTGAGACCCTGTGTGAGGGCAATTCCATTTCCGCGACCACCCGGCTCTGTAAAGTCCACCACGACACGGTAGAACGCATCATTGTGGTGACCGGACAGCATGCCAGAGCCCTCCATGACCACAAAGCCTTGCAGGTGAAGACCACCGCGTTGCAAGCCGATGAACGTTATGGTTTCTACGGTAACAAAAGTCAGCCGTGCTGGGAAGCGACAGTCATTGATCCGTACAGCAAGTTTGTGGTGTCTCTACGGCTGGGCGCCAGAGACGAAACCTTGATTCGAGGTCTGCTGGAGGATGCCCAGAGCCGTCTGGCAGACCCACAACATCTGGCTTTGTTCACCGATGGTGGGCACGGCTACGCCACCTTGTTTCCAGAAATCTTTGGTGTGCCGTACCAGCCGAAG
It encodes the following:
- a CDS encoding IS1 transposase, which gives rise to MVRKTYGKHGLRYLKCKTCGTEFSERKGTPLWNSKIHPDTFIKVAETLCEGNSISATTRLCKVHHDTVERIIVVTGQHARALHDHKALQVKTTALQADERYGFYGNKSQPCWEATVIDPYSKFVVSLRLGARDETLIRGLLEDAQSRLADPQHLALFTDGGHGYATLFPEIFGVPYQPKKKGSKGRPPKVKYRIPRMLAHVQLIKVREGKKLKTVDICYTHGTPGRIRLELERLGYTTPNTSAVERQNGTARQHNPYMHRKGLCFAHKKITRVGLAELERLSYNWAKTCRSLQVELPEQIGRQKYLHRTPAMALGLTDRVFTLGELLATPLYRLGGA